A genomic segment from Aspergillus puulaauensis MK2 DNA, chromosome 1, nearly complete sequence encodes:
- a CDS encoding nucleolar and coiled-body phosphoprotein 1 family protein (COG:S;~EggNog:ENOG410PTY3;~InterPro:IPR007718;~PFAM:PF05022), whose product MAVHSKKGASAKTEKKTKASKGADTALPPNLISVLSLFFSENGFPSTGAAFTKELAKKSIKAPETDSKDVPSLLEIFQTSEAQADGKTASSSSGSSSSRSDSDADSSSDSDSSNSDVEMSEAPKPQRKRRDSSSSASSSSSSSSSSSSSSSSSSSSSSSSSSSSSSSSSSSDSDADDEDEDEVAPAPGPASKGVKRKAESSYSSSSGSDSEEAPKAKKTKVTSVAKESSSSSSDSESDASSSSSSSSSSSSSSSSSSSSSSSSSSSSDSSSDSSDSSSSSDSESESDSAKKADKKALKTATKTPLPPSDSSSSESSDDSSEGSSSTSGTLQNSESEAPAKTAAAASQAPISSSASPAPGNDNGNGKRNHTGTRPTPLAALSELPHDHPSNTYIPYAYAEKAFKDLSVTRGKGFTKEKNKKKRGSYRGGPIDIGGGKSFKFDD is encoded by the exons ATGGCTGTTCACAGTAAAAAAGGCGCATCCGCAAagacggagaagaag ACAAAGGCCAGCAAGGGTGCCGACACTGCACTTCCGCCAAATTTGATCTCGGTGCTCTCGCTGTTCTTTTCTGAAAATGGGTTTCCATCTACAGGCGCAGCTTTTACCAAGGAGCTGGCCAAAAAGTCCATCAAAGCGCCTGAAACGGACTCGAAAGATGTACCCTCTCTACTAGAAATTTTCCAAACCTCCGAAGCCCAAGCGGACGGCAAGACGgcttccagctcctctggCAGCTCATCTTCGCGCAGTGACAGTGATGCCGATAGCTCATCAGACTCCGACTCATCTAACTCTGATGTGGAGATGTCCGAGGCACCAAAGCCTCAGCGGAAGAGACGCGATTCGtcctcttcagcttcctcgtcttcgtcttcatcttcttcgtcatcttcttcttcgtcatcttcttcttcgtcatcttcttcttcgtcgtcctcttcgtcctcatcctcgtcgagtTCTGACAgtgatgctgatgatgaagacgaggacgaggtagCGCCTGCCCCTGGCCCTGCTTCTAAAGGAGTTAAGCGGAAGGCTGAATCAAGCtattcttcgtcctcgggATCTGATTCAGAGGAAGCTCcgaaagcaaagaagacCAAAGTAACATCGGTGGCTAAGGaatcctcttcgtcctcatcggACTCTGAATCCGATGcctcttccagctcttcttcaagctcctcgtccagctcgtccagctcttcttcaagctcctcgtctAGCTCGTCCAGCTCATCGTCGGATTCATCTTCCGACTCATCTgattcctcgtcctcgtccgactctgaatctgaatccgACTCCGCCAAAAAGGCAGACAAGAAGGCCCTCAAAACCGCCACCAAAACGccccttcctccttctgACTCGAGCTCCAGCGAGTCCTCAGATGACTCCTCCGAGGGGTCCTCTAGCACTAGCGGTACACTACAGAACTCTGAGTCCGAAGCTCCTGCCAAAACGGCTGCTGCCGCATCCCAAGCCCCTATCTCTTCTAGCGCTagcccagctccaggaaACGACAACGGAAACGGCAAGAGAAATCACACCGGCACTCGTCCTACGCCCCTAGCAGCCCTCAGCGAGCTTCCTCATGACCACCCGTCCAACACCTACATCCCTTACGCATACGCCGAGAAGGCTTTCAAAGATCTCTCTGTGACTCGCGGCAAGGGATTCACTAAGgaaaagaacaagaagaagcgtGGCTCGTACCGTGGTGGCCCTATCGACATCGGTGGCGGAAAGTCGTTCAAGTTCGATGACTGA